Part of the Drosophila pseudoobscura strain MV-25-SWS-2005 chromosome 2, UCI_Dpse_MV25, whole genome shotgun sequence genome, TGCGGCATGTGGGCTGTGCTTGAGCCATTGACAAGCCCCGCAGTGTAGTCCGTGGGCCAAAAGCTTACCTcaatattcattcattcattcattcacccACTCAATCGATCCACACTccactctcgctctccctccaAAGTAATTTATGCCAAATGGTTGACCAATTGATACAATTTGTAAATGATACGGAAAAGCCCCCACTACGCAGAGGTTTCCCCTCTATTCCCTGTTTATGGAGCATTTCCGGTGCAATTAAACGACGGTCGACGGATGACGGCCTTCCAGTCGTTGTGTTAATTGTCCGCACACGTCCCCCTTTCCTCTATGAATCATGCACGTGGGCCTAGCACACGGCGGCACGTGACCTATGAACTCTGAGGCACAGCGAGTgggcagagacagacagagtcCATCACTTGTTGCTTGGGATAGGCACATAATCACTCTCTTAATTGCTGTCCCAATCATTGGCTAAATACTTCTGTTCATTCTTCAAAGATCTCTCAAAGTAGGACACTCTCTAGACTCCTGCTTTCTCTGCCCAGATTGGTCTTGAGTGATTTGTTAACACAAATCGTTAAGCATCTATTAAGctcccatccatccaaccatccaagCCATAAATCTCCTGAAGAGGCTACCATTCAACGCTCGAATCTCCACTTCAAGGGGGCACAggggtgtctgtctgtctgtctgtctgtctgtttaaTGATGTATCTCCCCAGAGTTAATGTAACTCAATTTTCAACGaattttcattgcattttccTTCGATTGAGTGCCAATTGAAATCTAATGAGTCGTTGAATCGCTGATTCCCTTGTGATCTTCATCTTTTTGTGGTTCCAATgattgcctcttgcctctaGCCTCTTGCCTCATGCTCTGGAGTTGTATTTATGACACCTGCATGATTTTCACATGATATTTCCACCCGCTCTCTGCTTCTCTTAGAGAAGAtctctctagctctctcgctctctctagctctctctcgctctctcactcttcgGCTCCATCTCTGGTTGCAATTATTTTGCGGCTTGTTACAGGTTTTCTTCGATATATCTCGTCTCTTCTCTtctatatatacaaatttggaGTCGTGGGAATTGTTTCTTTTCTGTGTTTTGCACAGCGTGGGAAATGTTTTGGTTCGGGGCCTCGTACATGGGACGGTACGGGACGATCTGCCTGCCAAACGGTAAATcaggtttttcctttttctccCAAAACGACGAAAATTTGCCTTCGTGCCGCGGTGGCACTGCCTCTGTTGCCTCTCTGTTGCACCACCACAACGATCGTTGGGCTTCGGTGTTTGGTCTTCTTTGAGTTTCGTTTGAACTTTTCTCATCCGAACGATTGCCGATTGCCGATTACCGATTGCCGAATGGTAGTTTGGGCCTTAAATTATGCTGCCAATTTTGGTAGAGAGATCTACATTAAACTAAAAGGGAGATCCTCACAGGAGGGGGGGATCTGCACAGAGGAGGATAAGAGGAGTGGATCATTAGAAGGGGGAGATGAGCGGAAAAGGAGATCATCACAGAAGAGCAGATCATTAAGATAGGCAGATCTTCAGAGGATCATCACGGAAGAGGAGATCTTTAGATGGGAAGAACAGAGAGTGGATGTGGGGATTGTTTAAAGATTGCTCATGTGCTGTCCCACATAATTCTTCGCTTAGCAAAGATCGTTTCCCGATCATATTCTCCACACATTTTCCATGCAATTAGTTCTATTTAATACCGAGGAAAAGCCTCATTCATTTAGAGGAAAACCCCCATTCCAGAGACAATTCCAACGCAGCTTCTGTTAATTAATTGGGACTTGAAGGGGCGATGATGGAGTTAGGATCGTGGCTGGCgtcggggaggggggagggggaggggggctctGCTATCCAATGGCTAATTGAAAGTATCGACGCGTCGTAAAACCGTTGTGTGCATTGTAAATTCAGGGGAAAAACAAGGAAAAACAGAGACGCCGTCTTTCATTCATGGCATAGCTTCTGTGTTTCCATTGACTGGAcaatctgtctgtctgtctgtctgtctgtgtctggggcatgtggcagggggcatgtggcatggggctGCCGGTCTCCAGTTTGCAGTAAAAAGTAGGCGTCGCCACATcctgctgcagccgccgctAATAGCTCCAATACACGTCTGCACCGTGGAATATACGTGATTTCCTACTTCCTCAAATGTCTGGCGTTGTCGATTCATAAATATTGATGGGGCACATTCTATCGCAGAAACCGAGGAAGAGACGCAGTCGGAAGAAGCCTTTGGGATCGGGTGTCTCTGCAGAGTGGACACTTCTGCGTCTCTGGTTCTTCCTCTCTGGAGTGTTGGCTCCTCTCCTTGGAGTGGGGCTCTCCTTCTAGTCACCCCtggctgcccccccccccctctctctcactctctctctctccatctgtGGCCGGAAGCACAGAGAACCTTAGAGATTGCTGCTCCCTTTCCACTTTCTGTGTGATTTTTGTGatttccttctgctgctgcagggcgAGGGGCACAGAGACTTCCTGTTTCTTCCAGTGCGGAAGTGGAGAAGCACTTAAACGCTGCCCAGAACGGGGATTTCTCTGTACAGATTTCTGCTGCCGTCGCTGCTGCAAGTCATTGCTCCTGCAGGATTTTTGGGACTCTCGGGGATTAAATTTCAACCCTCAaggagcgagaaagagagagagagagagcgggagagggagaatcTTTTGCATTCGATGTATCTCTGTGTCGCTGTATCTGTCGTTGGTTCGTTTTTCATGAAATTTGAACAGCTGCCGCCAACCCCTAGGACACACCGATCGAAGCCCAGGGAAAGGGCAGGCAACCCTCCTCCCTCGGTGGACGAAAATCGAGCACTGGAACACTCGTCTGCTTCGAGGGTAGTTTTACCTGTTTCCCCCGAATGTACAGCTGCTTCTGACCTTAGCCCCCGCCTCCTGCCGCTCCTGCCGCTCCTTGCCCCCGCCTCCTACTTCGCCGTCTCcgtcttcgtgtggcagcTGCCACATGCCGCCGCTGATCCTCGCTCTggatctcctgctgctgctgctgctgccacgcgCCGCATATCAACATGGTAATCATCTTCATCTTTCATgcctctccgtctccgtctgcgTCTTCGTCTCCATCTGCCTCCTTTTGTTGCACGTCCGTCCCTGATGTTGTGCAGgtccttctttttttctttttttttgtattttctctACATTTTtacctttattttttttgccctGTGCAACTGTTGGCGGCATGCCACAGCCAGTCGCTTTCGTCTGATGTCTAAAGGAAAAACCTGTCCTCTGTCATTCTTTTTTCgtaattatttatattgccATATGGATTGCTTATAGATACTTCTGCAGGTCCTTGGCATCCTTCAGGAGTCGGGAGTCGTCGTCTGCTGGTGGTAATTGTTgtcgccagcagctgttgcaAGGTTGCAAGGTGCATCTTATCATTAATTAATGCCAATTGCTGGCGGATCAGAATTAAGaaattttttgtgtattttttaagGAATCCCTTGCCATTGAAAATTGCCAGAAAAGCTACTCAAATGTAaccataaatttattttctaaACACTCACGTTCTTGCCCAGAATTCCCAAGAACAATATTTTCATATGCCCGAAATACACACACTTTTCGAAGGCAGTTTTCCAGGAAAAGATGCCACCATCTGACCCTGAAATATGGTTTGTTCTATGTAGAACATCCGCCTGTTGATCCACTGGAGGATCCCTTGCGATCGGTGCTCCCTTTCTGCTGTTCTCCCTTTGGTTCTTCCTCCGTTTCTCCTTTCGTTTCAAGGTCTTACGTTGAGTTCCCTTGAAAGATCTATGCTCCCCCGCTTTTCGAATCGCTGAGAGATCATTACCCCATTGAATGGGGATCAATAATCTTCATCGAAGTCACGTGCTGCTGCAACTAGGGCCCAGGGATACCAGGGCCTAGGCATCTGGGGTTTATTGACTTCTCGAAGCGAGAGCGAGGCTGCCCTGTAATCCGATATCTAGCACATGGCTTGCCGGCTACCTGCCAAAAACTCTGCCGCCAAGAAGATGCGTAATCCAATACGTGGgacgtggctgtggctcttctctaacacaaaaaatgttcaaaCAATGTGGCGGAAAATGTATCTAAGAGATAAATGGGAAGAAGAATGAGTAGAATGGGTAAATGTGGCTGTAGAAAAAGTATATAGGGGATAAATACAAGTCGTAGATGGATCCGTCATAGATCTCCCCACCGAAAACCCTTTCTAAACCCAGAATTTTGTTTATCTTTTTTCCAACAGTTCGCCGTTCGCCCTCCTCCTGCCCTGGACCCAACAACCTGCCGCCCCTGCAGTTCCACAGCGTGCACGGGGATAACATCAGGATCTCCCGCGATGGCACCCTGGCACGTCGCTACGAGAGCTTCTGTCGGGCCATCACCTTCTCGGCGCGCCCTGTGCGCATCAACGAAAGGATCTGCGTGAAGTTTGCGGAGATCTCGAACAACTGGAATGGAGGGATACGCTTTGGGTTCACCAGCAACGATCCTGTGTCGCTGGAGGGCACCCTGCCCAAGTACGCCTGTCCGGATCTGACGAATCGGCCCGGCTTCTGGGCCAAGGCCCTGCACGAGCAGTACTGCGAGAAGGACAACATCCTGTACTACTACGTGAACAATGCGGGGGACGTGATCTACGGGATCAACAATGAGGAGAAGGGTGTGATCCTCTCGGGGATCGATACGCGAAGCCTGCTGTGGACTGTGATTGATATTTATGGCAATTGCACGGGAATTGAATTCCTGGACTCGAGGATCTACatgtaccagcagcagcagcaacagataacccagtccctgcccctgcaacCGGCGatccaacagcaacagcagcagcagccggtgccacagatgcagcagcagatgccgCCACAATCCGCCCTGAATCCGCATCATCCGCATCAGCAGTCGCGTCGCTCGCTGCCCGGGAACGGCGGCGTGATCGAGCACGATCTGGAGCGGCATGTGATGCCGTCGCTGCAGTCGCTGCATTTGACAGGAAACGCCACAGCCAGTGTGGAGCAGGCGGCCATCGCCCACGACCTGGCGAACGGTCTGCCACCGCTGCGATACAATGCCAATGGACGGCTCATTCCCGTGCCCTTCCACATCACGAAGGGCAGGAATGTGCGTCTCTCCCATGACCGTTTCATTGCCTCCCGCACAGAGTCGGACTTTTGTCAGGGCTATGTCTTCACGGCCCGCCCCATACGCATCGGGGAGAAGCTGATTGTGCAGGTCCTCAAAACAGAACAGATGTATGTGGGTGCCCTGGCGCTGGGTCTGACGTCGTGCAATCCTGCCGTCCTGCAACCAAACGATCTGCCAAATGATTCCGATTTTCTGCTCGATCGTCCCGAGTATTGGGTCGTCAGCAAAGACATTGCGGCCGCCCCGCAGCGCGGCGATGAGATTGCCTTCTTTGTGGCCCCCAACGGGGAGGTGTCGATCAGCAAGAACAATGGCCCAGCCGTTGTGGTGATGCACGTGGATCAGTCCCTGCAGCTGTGGGCCTTCCTCGATGTCTACGGCTCGACGCAGTCGTTGAGGATGTTCCGCCAGCAGCTGCCGAACATGGTGGCATATCCCTCACAGCCGCAGGTGAATGCCAGCGCCTGCAGCACCTCCTCCGCTTCTACCTCGAGAATGCTGCCCATGACCGAGTCCATGACCAGCTTGAATGCCGGACAGCTGCTTGGGGCGGCCACCAAGATGCTGCAACACAACTCACAGCTGAGTGTGGCGCAGAGCACGAGCACGCTGGCCTCGGCCGCTGGAGCAGCGAACGGCAGTCGTATGATCAGCATGCCCTCCAATGGTGACATCCTGCAGATCCAACCGAATGGCGGTGGCACTGTGCTGGTCGTAAATCTCCCGCCAGCCAGCAGCTCCCATGATCTGAATGGCCAACAGATGTCGTCGAGGCCAACGACCACGACGGTGACCTCCAGTGGGATACTGGCCGGAGCCTGCAGCA contains:
- the neur gene encoding protein neuralized isoform X1, which gives rise to MGLSDIPANYMTQGSHPHLSIHHSHSHSHHQHQHQHQHHNQQNHQHNGTPAQQAAQVLAMESNELLMSTKDKLSSKKKMHLLKKIKKRFGLVRRSPSSCPGPNNLPPLQFHSVHGDNIRISRDGTLARRYESFCRAITFSARPVRINERICVKFAEISNNWNGGIRFGFTSNDPVSLEGTLPKYACPDLTNRPGFWAKALHEQYCEKDNILYYYVNNAGDVIYGINNEEKGVILSGIDTRSLLWTVIDIYGNCTGIEFLDSRIYMYQQQQQQITQSLPLQPAIQQQQQQQPVPQMQQQMPPQSALNPHHPHQQSRRSLPGNGGVIEHDLERHVMPSLQSLHLTGNATASVEQAAIAHDLANGLPPLRYNANGRLIPVPFHITKGRNVRLSHDRFIASRTESDFCQGYVFTARPIRIGEKLIVQVLKTEQMYVGALALGLTSCNPAVLQPNDLPNDSDFLLDRPEYWVVSKDIAAAPQRGDEIAFFVAPNGEVSISKNNGPAVVVMHVDQSLQLWAFLDVYGSTQSLRMFRQQLPNMVAYPSQPQVNASACSTSSASTSRMLPMTESMTSLNAGQLLGAATKMLQHNSQLSVAQSTSTLASAAGAANGSRMISMPSNGDILQIQPNGGGTVLVVNLPPASSSHDLNGQQMSSRPTTTTVTSSGILAGACSSGTLISTASSQYIEPIANSTNNAANKWKDSLSDQHSTDSSAECTICYENPIDSVLYMCGHMCMCYNCAIEQWRGAGGGHCPLCRAVIRDVIRTYTT
- the neur gene encoding protein neuralized isoform X2, with protein sequence MGQSASKIVRRSPSSCPGPNNLPPLQFHSVHGDNIRISRDGTLARRYESFCRAITFSARPVRINERICVKFAEISNNWNGGIRFGFTSNDPVSLEGTLPKYACPDLTNRPGFWAKALHEQYCEKDNILYYYVNNAGDVIYGINNEEKGVILSGIDTRSLLWTVIDIYGNCTGIEFLDSRIYMYQQQQQQITQSLPLQPAIQQQQQQQPVPQMQQQMPPQSALNPHHPHQQSRRSLPGNGGVIEHDLERHVMPSLQSLHLTGNATASVEQAAIAHDLANGLPPLRYNANGRLIPVPFHITKGRNVRLSHDRFIASRTESDFCQGYVFTARPIRIGEKLIVQVLKTEQMYVGALALGLTSCNPAVLQPNDLPNDSDFLLDRPEYWVVSKDIAAAPQRGDEIAFFVAPNGEVSISKNNGPAVVVMHVDQSLQLWAFLDVYGSTQSLRMFRQQLPNMVAYPSQPQVNASACSTSSASTSRMLPMTESMTSLNAGQLLGAATKMLQHNSQLSVAQSTSTLASAAGAANGSRMISMPSNGDILQIQPNGGGTVLVVNLPPASSSHDLNGQQMSSRPTTTTVTSSGILAGACSSGTLISTASSQYIEPIANSTNNAANKWKDSLSDQHSTDSSAECTICYENPIDSVLYMCGHMCMCYNCAIEQWRGAGGGHCPLCRAVIRDVIRTYTT